The Plasmodium vivax chromosome 7, whole genome shotgun sequence DNA window CGAACGATCACGCGATCAGAAAGGCGAAATCCATGAACCTTAGGAAGGACGAAAAAACATACCAAGAAGGAACGAAGGGAAGTGCCAATTTCGTCCACCTCGAACGCAAAGGTGTAATCCCCCATGGCAAAgggaatgataaaaaaaaagcagacaAGTCCAAcgaaagcaaaaatattatgctaGAAATAATAGACACGCTTAATGAAGAgtacgaaaagaaaaaaaaaagacatcaagaatataaaaaagcaaaaattgaaggaaaaatcaaaaagtTTAGTGCTTTGAAAAATACGTCTGAAAGTACCAAGAGTGAAAATCTCCTCCCAGACATTGCGAGTATTCCTAAGCCCCATTTGGATAGTTCCCTAAGTAAAAGACTCCTGCTAGGCGATTTTCCTCCACCCCCCCCAGTGCCCCAGCATCATCACATGAGCAAAAACTTCCCACAAAATGGTAGCAGTGTTATGAATAGCTATGTGCAAAGCGTGAGCCATCCAATGAATAAAAGTGCGAACATGATGAGTGCCTCTCCCCCATCACATGATAGGTTCAAcaggggaaaggaaaactaCCCGTTGGAGCTCCCAAAAAGACAAAACGGGAATGCACACCTACAGGAAGAAGCGCCCTACAACAGTAGCAACATTCATAGCAGAAATTCCAGCTTACTGAACAGGACCACCCACCCAACGGAAAACAAATCTGCGTACTTGAGCAAGTACAACGGTACCCACGATGGCACGAACATTGTGAGCCAACCGTTTGGAGAGAACGAAACTTTGTTTGGTTATCCCCCAGCCAACATCCTAAACACAGATAtgagctttttaaaaaacaaacgtgGCTTTCCACCCGCGAGGTATGGCGGCAACGCTAGTCACGCGAATGATGAGAGGTATAAAGAAGCAGCCACGTACAGAGCGCATCATAAAGAGGGGCAACCACCAGATCGTAGCGTTAACGTTAACGTTAACTTTAGCCACGTGGAGGATGACCAGTTTGGTAATTTATCGcacaaaaggagaagaaacgCATCCCCTAGGAATAACCCAGATGATCACCCCGTGTATGACCATCCTTATAGAGGAAAAAGCGGTAGCCATAAAACGGTCCAATTTTCTGATGAAAATCCAACGGTGTATTCGTACGATGCACCCAGAGTGGATCGaagcaaaggaaaagaaatgaaaaacaaaatgagtGACATCCACTCCGAGGTTAAAGACCCATTTGAGTTCTATTCTGGAGGTACCTATCACGAAAGGGATCTGAACCAAGGGCAAATGGAAAGATCGGCCAAATTagaggaaggaagaaacggTAAGATTTTCCACAACATCAATGCGATGTGGTTCAAAAATAGAGATGACATCACTACCAACCATGTGGGTagtcaaaagggagaggaagaggaggacacCCCTTTGAGTCCCTTCACAAACCCATTCATGAACTTATTAACCTTCAAAAATGTATCCCAAGATGGGAACAACCCTGTAGAAGGTGCGGGAGGAAGCATACTGCCATTCCTCCCTGGCATCCATCCAAATGGTAACCAAAATAACGCCTTAATATTACTTAACTCTGTTTTATTGCACGGTGCAGGGAAGAAACTGGAGGAACATAATCTCACCAGGCATCGGGAAGACAGCTTTAACGCCTACCATCAAGGGAACAAACATGGTGAAAAATTCGAAGCCACTTTTGGAACTACCCCACATATGAAAGAAATGCTTCACGCTTCACTAAAGGAGATCTTTaggaattacaaaaaatttgaaaatgtaaaaataaattaccaAGTTGCCATAAAAGGGAACCATTACCCTCCAAGAATATATGAAGATAGTGAAGTGCTCAAAAATGACatcattattaaatttaattatgaCTCTGTGGAGAAGGTTCCTATTTATGTAACCTGTGGGGACGCTCCAAATATGGCGCCCAGCAAATACGAAGCTAAAACGGATAGGGGTACTAAGAACAACTCGGCAAATGTCGTTCCTGAAGAATTTAACTTGTTGCCTTTACCAGAGTTGTTTCCCCCGCCAAATTTAAACAACCTCAAATTACCCCCCATCCCGATCATACCTGGGCTTCCCTCATCGCAAAATATTATCCCCCCAATTATGTTCCCCTATAACTCTGGTCCCTTTAATGAACTGCCTGGCGGCCCGAACCGTCTGCCTCACGAATCGATGCAAAGTGACGTCAGTGGCGACCCCACCAGTGCTGGAAAACTCTACAGATCGTTCGACGAGTTCTTAAACATTTTTGACGAGGACATTCGGAACATTCTGCTTAAAAATACTGACGTAAGGGCGGCGAAAAAGCTGCTACCCACGTTATGCCATcttcgcaaaatggctagctcgtACCACAATTGCGCGAATTGTGGAAGCACCAAAAAGGTGTATcctcccaaaaaaaaaacccttcaCAGTGACGCATTCACCGGAGCGTTTCCCCTCAACTGCCTTCCTCCCCGCAGCTGGCCAAATTGCTCATGAGCAAACCGGATGTCGTGAAGAAGATGCTGAAAGGCCCCAAGTACATCAACGTAGGTTTTCATATGCAATGTGTCACATGAAACTGTTAGCGGCGCtatccccattttggtaGCCACATAATTTGGTTTTGCATatacccccctttttgttctttttagGAGGCCTTGTGTTCATTGGAAGAGGAGCTTAAAAGTTGGAACCGGTCCTCCAACTGAGTATCACGGAATCCCCGAGCAAAAGGAACTCCTTGCCCAgatgggttttttttttttttttttgttggtCACCTTTCCCTCCTCCACCACCTCCCTATCCCAGGAAGAAGGAAGCCACAATTTGCTATCACTTCACCTTCCCATTCGAACGTTTCTCGTGAACGCTCCCCTGTCAAAGCGCAGTACACCTAACACACCTCTTTACTTCCCCCCATCTttaattattactttttttgtaattaaacAGTGTATATACATCAACGtagcgctttttttttttttttttttttcttgccctTTTCGAGCGTAGCTTGGCTGCTAAAAATGCGGCCCCCTCGAAATTTTGACACGTAtggcatttttgtttttaacgTAGCGCGCCTCCCCACGTCTACAGTTTAACTTCTTAATTCGTTGCCAAATGAGCACCATGAATTAAATCTTTATAAGAAGAAAtttctgcaaaatgggaagcgtTTATAAGGTACCCCTTTCCAAAAATGGTGCATGCGCCGTTGGCGGTAGTGCTCTTACCGCTTCATTCTCCGCTGCCACTGTGCGCTCGGCGCACGCGGAATGGGTAAGGGCATTCCCGGTTGGTGTAAGCATTTTTaagaggacaaaaaaaaggaaaaatttacaaaaaattagctTTCGCTTAGATTAGCTTTCGCTTAGATTAGCTTCCGACCAGATTAGCTTTCGcttgggaaaaaagagccaTGTacaggtggaaaaaaacgcatcaCCCTCTCGCGGTGCAAGCGCACATAACTGCGTGCCTACCCTTTGCACACATTcgtgtatacatatttgtGTGCACGTATGGGCCGCCCTTCCGCTCAACTGGGGAAGCACAGTTTCGGGCCTTAAAAAAGGGTATATAGCTACAAAAATTCGTGCCACGCGCacattcctttttgcgcgCCGCTCATCCATTTGCATCAATCCTAGTTAGCTTTCCAACACGCTTAACACAATGCTTCGTACGAACTGGTAATCCTTTCCAACTGGTTCTACCTCGTCAGTGTTATGTTTCCCCCTATACGTTCACTGCCCCTTTTCATCAGTGGCGCTGCTTTCCGATTGGGCAGGTTGCGCACTTTGATTGGCCCCTTTACTGTCACCCGCATTCGAATCCACAGGTGGGACTCCATCCTGGTTATCCAAATCGATAATATCgctgttatttaaaa harbors:
- a CDS encoding hypothetical protein, conserved (encoded by transcript PVX_098730A) yields the protein MELTSNAIDANEVAFKKRKKSVGIKKAKANPTNVNSNETSDMPAEAPPSSPNGKNADEKDIETKSKVKKHRLKKVDQLQTAEGETQNGVSNNGDGEINGEPKNQPNRKVTEKKKKDPKENLNSKGQQDEGTTAETAAEKRAKLKEARKIKNDLKEKKNNPINVNIDTLQEQIDSINKQPTKDTKQIILELKSTLNIVDSSNEIKKIDGLSISEVKTLDAWYFANKLKIIPCLFEDKPLNANLLNALYCIEPAFRNKKGKIIIYLKYVKAKYEKSLKRGSEGKVDDSDEDNNEKKDSYKDEGKDRQEQCRGKIMDILNHNLENLKQKEHMKKVLELVKNESSFINLKHHFDFLANSSVDMFDVFLEQDGLTCIKQILQNIAKRKRMKKCSSLLIHILKVLKKLNITLDHLKCTLIGVPINFIARNKVDEKNGLNYTTDNEQVRTLARGLIDEWKLIRDRALTGVGAPREASSESKLEKAENNEAEQSRAENEVEKAENNEAEKEAENEAKISIDNAPENKLDSATPPRGDADSRADLPTKSKTMGALPRESPNDHAIRKAKSMNLRKDEKTYQEGTKGSANFVHLERKGVIPHGKGNDKKKADKSNESKNIMLEIIDTLNEEYEKKKKRHQEYKKAKIEGKIKKFSALKNTSESTKSENLLPDIASIPKPHLDSSLSKRLLLGDFPPPPPVPQHHHMSKNFPQNGSSVMNSYVQSVSHPMNKSANMMSASPPSHDRFNRGKENYPLELPKRQNGNAHLQEEAPYNSSNIHSRNSSLLNRTTHPTENKSAYLSKYNGTHDGTNIVSQPFGENETLFGYPPANILNTDMSFLKNKRGFPPARYGGNASHANDERYKEAATYRAHHKEGQPPDRSVNVNVNFSHVEDDQFGNLSHKRRRNASPRNNPDDHPVYDHPYRGKSGSHKTVQFSDENPTVYSYDAPRVDRSKGKEMKNKMSDIHSEVKDPFEFYSGGTYHERDLNQGQMERSAKLEEGRNGKIFHNINAMWFKNRDDITTNHVGSQKGEEEEDTPLSPFTNPFMNLLTFKNVSQDGNNPVEGAGGSILPFLPGIHPNGNQNNALILLNSVLLHGAGKKLEEHNLTRHREDSFNAYHQGNKHGEKFEATFGTTPHMKEMLHASLKEIFRNYKKFENVKINYQVAIKGNHYPPRIYEDSEVLKNDIIIKFNYDSVEKVPIYVTCGDAPNMAPSKYEAKTDRGTKNNSANVVPEEFNLLPLPELFPPPNLNNLKLPPIPIIPGLPSSQNIIPPIMFPYNSGPFNELPGGPNRLPHESMQSDVSGDPTSAGKLYRSFDEFLNIFDEDIRNILLKNTDLAKLLMSKPDVVKKMLKGPKYINEALCSLEEELKSWNRSSN